In the Leptospira sp. WS4.C2 genome, one interval contains:
- a CDS encoding MBOAT family protein: MLFNSIPYLLLFAFTYLIYWNIPQKGRKPLLVISSLIFYAYFSFPFLFHFLLVILVNYGFSEWIFRKKDKGEKYSHLLFAIVALNLINLGFFKYFYFVTGSLFSLTGYPAFKEISGSWSIFLPLAISFYTFQIIAVQVDIHRGIIEKRMSAVDYFLFILFFPQLIAGPIMRSQDFLPQLDHPTIDSDRMKKGLFLIIGGLFKKVIIAENIAPIISPIFMDPSKFDSFSIFFSVLAFAVQVYCDFSGYTDMARGSANLLGYEIPENFQGPFFSQSFRELWSRWHITLSSWLRDYIYIPLGGSKGSIFRSNVNSFITMCLGGLWHGANWAFVFWGAYLGALIWIERSLYLGRGKKKFLPDTIPFVGVIRTIVIFIVFSFSGVFFRSAARGEESMNVAFEIFKGVLTFRNTGETLSRVDELPTFIALGLMFNWFQYSNFVYEKLKPYQNILLPFLSVVILLLLGIFGDGGQDFIYFQF; encoded by the coding sequence ATGTTATTTAATTCTATTCCCTATTTACTACTTTTTGCGTTCACATATTTAATTTACTGGAATATTCCTCAAAAAGGAAGAAAACCTTTACTGGTTATTTCTTCCTTAATTTTTTACGCCTATTTCAGTTTTCCTTTTTTGTTCCACTTCCTACTAGTCATTTTAGTTAACTATGGATTTAGTGAATGGATCTTTCGCAAAAAAGACAAAGGGGAAAAATACAGCCATTTACTATTTGCCATTGTTGCATTAAACTTAATCAATTTAGGTTTTTTCAAATACTTCTACTTCGTCACTGGTTCTCTTTTTTCGCTTACAGGTTATCCTGCTTTTAAAGAGATCTCTGGTTCATGGAGTATCTTTTTACCACTTGCAATTAGTTTTTATACCTTCCAAATCATTGCAGTGCAAGTAGACATCCACAGAGGAATCATTGAAAAAAGAATGTCCGCCGTGGATTATTTTTTATTCATACTTTTTTTCCCACAATTGATCGCGGGACCGATCATGCGTTCTCAGGATTTCCTTCCCCAACTAGACCATCCCACAATCGATTCCGACCGAATGAAAAAAGGTCTGTTTTTGATTATCGGTGGTCTTTTTAAGAAAGTAATCATTGCCGAAAACATTGCTCCAATCATCTCCCCTATCTTTATGGATCCGTCCAAATTCGATAGTTTTTCCATATTTTTCAGTGTCCTCGCCTTCGCCGTACAAGTGTACTGCGACTTTTCTGGATACACTGATATGGCGCGTGGATCGGCCAATTTACTTGGGTATGAAATTCCAGAAAACTTCCAAGGACCATTTTTTTCCCAATCGTTTCGGGAACTTTGGTCTAGATGGCATATTACACTTTCTTCTTGGTTACGCGATTATATCTATATCCCTCTCGGGGGAAGTAAGGGCAGTATCTTTCGTTCCAATGTGAACTCTTTCATCACAATGTGCCTTGGGGGACTTTGGCACGGAGCCAACTGGGCCTTTGTGTTTTGGGGAGCCTATTTGGGGGCTTTGATATGGATCGAAAGATCACTGTATTTAGGTCGCGGCAAAAAGAAATTCCTCCCCGACACGATCCCGTTTGTGGGAGTGATAAGAACCATTGTTATCTTTATCGTATTTTCTTTTTCCGGTGTTTTTTTCCGGTCTGCAGCGAGAGGGGAGGAATCGATGAATGTCGCCTTTGAAATCTTTAAAGGTGTTTTGACATTCAGGAATACGGGAGAAACGTTGAGTCGGGTAGATGAACTTCCGACCTTCATTGCACTTGGACTTATGTTCAATTGGTTCCAATATTCAAACTTTGTTTATGAAAAACTAAAACCTTACCAAAATATCCTCCTTCCCTTTCTATCAGTAGTGATTTTATTATTACTCGGAATCTTTGGCGACGGTGGACAAGATTTTATTTACTTCCAGTTCTAA
- the sppA gene encoding signal peptide peptidase SppA codes for MPSRKLFLFVCIVLLSVLFTESCVIGNSLNLLPQSGKADFEEKLIAGKDQEKIVIISIEGMISDESKDSFFGPPTESMVARIKESLKYAERDPDVKGVILKINSPGGTVTASDIIYQEILKFKSRKSIPVFAGFMDTAASGAYYIAMATDAIGAHPTTVTGSVGVIMSGINVKEGLDKIGVKDQSFISGPNKALGSPTTEMTGEQRKILQSIIDSLYGRFFEIVKKGRPRVAETRLKEICDGRIFTAEQAKKEGMVDFIGYFDEFVLELQKHPKYQGNPNGSPRVITYQRGKGRVDNIYQATDVNKNPFSLGIADKILGTGTNAKFLYLWDL; via the coding sequence ATGCCTTCAAGAAAGCTTTTTCTTTTCGTTTGTATCGTTCTTCTTTCGGTTCTTTTTACCGAGTCTTGTGTCATTGGGAACAGTCTTAACTTATTACCACAAAGTGGCAAGGCTGATTTCGAAGAGAAACTCATCGCCGGAAAGGATCAAGAAAAAATCGTTATCATCTCCATTGAGGGTATGATTTCTGATGAATCCAAAGATTCTTTTTTTGGTCCTCCGACAGAATCTATGGTCGCAAGAATCAAAGAGTCTCTCAAATACGCAGAGCGAGATCCAGATGTAAAGGGTGTGATTTTAAAAATCAATTCGCCTGGTGGAACAGTAACTGCAAGTGACATTATCTACCAAGAAATTTTGAAATTTAAGAGCAGAAAATCCATTCCTGTGTTTGCAGGTTTTATGGATACTGCAGCAAGTGGAGCTTACTACATTGCAATGGCAACCGATGCTATTGGCGCTCACCCAACAACTGTTACAGGATCTGTCGGAGTCATCATGTCTGGGATCAACGTAAAAGAAGGTTTGGATAAAATTGGAGTAAAGGATCAATCTTTTATCTCAGGCCCAAACAAGGCACTAGGTTCTCCAACAACAGAAATGACTGGAGAACAAAGGAAAATCCTTCAGTCCATCATTGATAGTTTGTATGGTCGTTTTTTTGAAATTGTGAAAAAAGGAAGACCACGTGTAGCGGAAACTCGCCTGAAAGAAATTTGTGATGGTAGGATCTTTACAGCAGAACAAGCTAAAAAAGAAGGGATGGTTGATTTCATCGGTTACTTTGATGAATTTGTATTAGAATTGCAAAAACATCCTAAATACCAAGGGAATCCAAATGGCAGTCCTCGTGTCATCACTTACCAAAGAGGGAAAGGTCGTGTAGATAATATTTACCAAGCTACTGACGTTAACAAAAATCCGTTTTCTTTAGGAATTGCTGATAAAATCTTAGGAACTGGAACCAATGCTAAATTTCTTTATCTATGGGATCTATAA
- a CDS encoding aldose 1-epimerase — MYQLKTKQSCFETHPTGGGQWLGLHLLSPVEGKSVSVVSGHKAPDPFFASGSFFMFPWVNRLEPNPWAREPFYPSTHWLTDGNGIPLHGLYHNLPRHLVKEELGDQESYAEFEMEIPSIWKGTLLSQIQVKECYHLFPSELKIIYRLVNESNTEFPFALGIHPYFRWNEDESIDDLFLIGSGFHKVKLGDYLLPERIQTEDVVLNSEETLMGKNLDDLYAAIDGKNSYIGLFSMNKKEKLIIQGGEFYQVYTPQDRRSIAIEPMTGTGNFLHFPGGNPKTIGPKTEKQIEFSIRLDRF; from the coding sequence TTGTACCAACTGAAAACAAAACAGTCTTGTTTTGAAACCCACCCAACAGGTGGCGGGCAATGGCTCGGTTTGCATCTTCTATCGCCAGTGGAAGGGAAGTCAGTTTCTGTCGTTTCCGGGCACAAGGCCCCAGACCCTTTTTTTGCTTCTGGATCCTTTTTTATGTTTCCTTGGGTCAACCGTCTAGAGCCCAATCCCTGGGCCAGAGAGCCGTTCTATCCTAGCACCCATTGGCTCACCGATGGGAATGGAATCCCCTTACATGGTCTCTACCACAATCTCCCCAGGCATTTGGTAAAAGAAGAGCTGGGTGATCAGGAATCTTATGCCGAATTTGAAATGGAAATCCCTTCCATTTGGAAAGGCACTTTGTTATCCCAAATTCAGGTGAAGGAATGTTACCACCTTTTTCCGTCAGAGCTAAAGATTATCTACCGATTGGTGAATGAGTCGAATACAGAATTTCCCTTTGCACTTGGAATTCATCCTTACTTTCGATGGAATGAAGACGAATCCATTGATGATTTATTTTTAATTGGTTCAGGGTTTCATAAAGTAAAGTTGGGAGACTACCTATTGCCAGAAAGGATTCAAACAGAAGATGTGGTACTCAATTCCGAAGAAACTTTGATGGGAAAGAATTTAGATGATCTTTATGCAGCCATCGACGGAAAGAATTCTTATATAGGTCTTTTCTCCATGAATAAAAAGGAAAAACTAATCATCCAAGGTGGTGAGTTTTATCAAGTATATACTCCACAAGATCGAAGATCTATAGCGATTGAACCTATGACGGGAACCGGGAATTTTTTACACTTTCCTGGTGGTAATCCTAAAACCATTGGACCGAAGACAGAAAAACAGATAGAATTTTCCATTCGTTTGGATCGTTTTTAA
- a CDS encoding TIGR00730 family Rossman fold protein, with translation MNDLAFENQSFLWGNEAGPIRILSEYLHPKSEFQTHGITDTIVVFGSARIPSPESPKQNPPSPLASLSHYYQEACEFSRLISEWAETLKQENPSRNLNICTGGGPGIMEAGNRGAREAGSKSVALNIVLPHEQHVNPYVDPELSFEFHYFFMRKLWFMKTCRGMIAFPGGFGTFDELFETLTLVQTGKKTKIPILLYGTEFWTQVINFKKLAEMRLISEEDLQLFGFADTPVEALRFFQEKIRFELTHSTGTKT, from the coding sequence ATGAATGATTTAGCCTTTGAGAATCAAAGTTTTTTATGGGGGAATGAAGCCGGCCCCATCCGTATCCTTTCCGAATACCTCCACCCTAAATCGGAATTCCAAACCCATGGAATCACAGACACCATTGTTGTCTTCGGATCTGCAAGAATCCCCTCACCCGAATCACCCAAACAGAATCCACCTTCCCCTCTTGCCTCTTTAAGCCATTATTATCAGGAAGCATGTGAGTTTTCACGATTGATTTCGGAATGGGCTGAAACTTTGAAGCAGGAAAATCCTTCTAGAAATTTGAATATTTGCACCGGTGGAGGACCTGGAATTATGGAAGCGGGAAATCGAGGGGCCAGAGAGGCTGGGTCCAAATCCGTTGCCCTTAATATTGTTCTCCCTCACGAACAACATGTGAATCCCTATGTAGATCCAGAACTTTCCTTTGAGTTTCATTATTTTTTCATGAGAAAACTTTGGTTTATGAAGACCTGTCGTGGAATGATTGCTTTCCCTGGTGGGTTCGGAACCTTCGATGAACTTTTTGAAACCTTAACCCTTGTCCAGACGGGAAAAAAAACAAAGATCCCCATCCTATTGTATGGGACAGAATTTTGGACCCAAGTGATCAATTTCAAAAAACTAGCCGAGATGCGCCTGATTTCAGAAGAGGACCTGCAACTTTTTGGATTTGCTGACACACCCGTGGAGGCACTTCGATTCTTTCAGGAAAAGATTCGTTTCGAATTGACCCATTCTACGGGTACAAAAACATAG
- the rpmB gene encoding 50S ribosomal protein L28, which yields MARTCVVTGKGTTAGNNVAHSHKKNRRIWKVNVITKKIFLEDENRWVRVKISTRALRTLRKKGLKVAIKDHGGDITAITPKKYVGITPKAQPAPAA from the coding sequence ATGGCTAGAACATGTGTAGTAACCGGAAAAGGAACAACGGCAGGGAACAACGTAGCCCATTCTCATAAAAAGAATCGCCGTATCTGGAAGGTGAATGTGATCACAAAGAAAATCTTTTTGGAAGACGAAAACCGTTGGGTTCGCGTTAAGATTTCTACACGTGCTTTGCGAACTCTTCGTAAAAAAGGTTTGAAAGTGGCAATTAAAGACCACGGCGGCGATATCACTGCCATCACTCCTAAAAAATACGTAGGAATCACTCCAAAAGCACAACCAGCACCAGCAGCTTAA
- the nth gene encoding endonuclease III → MKRSKKTPAITEVYRLLEAEFGEVEAPLLFSKPYELAIAVILSAQCTDERVNTVTPELFRSFPTLESFANAPLVAIEKKIFSTGFYKNKAKSIQGFARMVLNEYGGKIPDTMEEAIKLPGFGRKTANVVLAEIYGVVEGFVVDTHVKRLTKRLGFTKKTDPVQIEREMMKITPKEICRNLSLYLIFLGRKNCQARRTFCSTCPLSSLCPSFSE, encoded by the coding sequence TTGAAACGATCCAAAAAAACACCCGCTATCACCGAAGTCTACCGTCTCTTAGAGGCGGAGTTCGGTGAAGTAGAAGCTCCCCTTCTTTTTTCGAAACCTTATGAATTGGCCATTGCGGTCATTCTCAGTGCCCAGTGTACAGACGAACGTGTCAATACTGTCACACCTGAACTCTTTCGTAGTTTCCCCACACTCGAATCTTTTGCTAATGCACCACTGGTAGCCATAGAGAAAAAAATCTTCTCCACAGGATTTTATAAAAACAAAGCCAAAAGCATCCAAGGTTTTGCGCGTATGGTTTTGAATGAGTATGGAGGAAAAATTCCAGATACAATGGAGGAGGCCATCAAACTCCCTGGGTTTGGAAGAAAAACTGCAAACGTGGTGCTTGCCGAAATTTATGGAGTGGTAGAGGGCTTTGTGGTGGATACCCATGTGAAACGTCTTACCAAACGATTGGGTTTTACCAAAAAAACTGATCCCGTACAAATTGAACGGGAAATGATGAAAATCACTCCTAAGGAGATTTGCCGAAACCTATCTCTGTACCTAATATTTCTCGGTCGTAAGAACTGCCAGGCACGCCGGACATTTTGTTCGACTTGTCCTCTTTCTTCCCTATGTCCTTCGTTTTCGGAGTAG
- a CDS encoding UbiA-like polyprenyltransferase, which yields MNFFKNLILYAKMVKFSHTLFALPFAGISFLLAYLESTLDTGDLLRIAALVLVCMVSARSAAMGFNRYVDSEIDEKNPRTQNREIPSGKISKLSALLFIGLSSFIFIFASFFVNKLAFLLSFPALFVLFLYSLTKRFTLFCHLVLGFAISLAPLGAWIAITETINLVPILFSLGLLFHISAFDVLYAIQDMDFDAKENLHSIPSRLGETKSRAIAVFLHILSFVFFIFAGSSAGLGVMYFLILSVIGVLVLYEHKISYQYKSKDLPMVFYQINSWISVVLFLAILFDKWNEFLLKVSSGISF from the coding sequence ATGAACTTCTTTAAAAACCTAATTCTCTACGCTAAAATGGTAAAATTTTCCCACACACTCTTTGCCTTGCCCTTCGCTGGGATCAGTTTCCTCCTCGCCTATTTGGAATCCACTTTGGATACGGGAGACTTACTTCGTATTGCGGCCCTAGTGCTAGTTTGTATGGTGAGTGCTCGCAGTGCCGCCATGGGGTTCAATCGTTATGTGGATTCAGAAATTGATGAAAAGAACCCACGCACCCAAAACCGAGAAATTCCTTCTGGAAAAATTTCTAAACTCTCCGCCCTTCTTTTTATTGGTTTGTCCTCCTTCATTTTTATCTTTGCGAGTTTCTTTGTAAACAAACTGGCTTTTTTACTCTCTTTCCCAGCTCTCTTTGTTTTATTCCTGTATTCACTTACCAAACGGTTCACTCTTTTTTGTCATTTGGTTCTCGGGTTTGCGATTTCTTTGGCACCACTCGGAGCTTGGATTGCCATCACAGAAACCATCAACTTAGTTCCTATTTTATTTTCTCTGGGCCTTCTTTTCCATATCTCCGCCTTTGATGTGTTATATGCCATCCAGGATATGGACTTTGATGCTAAAGAAAATCTTCATAGCATTCCCTCTCGCCTAGGTGAAACCAAATCGAGAGCCATTGCTGTTTTTCTCCATATCCTCTCTTTTGTATTTTTTATCTTTGCCGGAAGCAGTGCAGGTCTTGGTGTTATGTACTTTCTGATTTTATCTGTGATTGGAGTTTTAGTTTTGTATGAACATAAAATTTCTTATCAGTATAAATCGAAAGACTTACCGATGGTTTTTTACCAAATCAATTCTTGGATCAGTGTTGTGTTGTTCCTTGCGATTCTTTTTGATAAATGGAATGAATTTTTACTGAAAGTCTCTTCAGGAATTAGTTTCTAA
- a CDS encoding UbiX family flavin prenyltransferase translates to MKLVVGLAGASGSIYAARFLRALSEVEGETYITASPAALRIFSEEYETKVESTEDILSFVETKWKTKPKHKFHVRNFFDIGSDIASGSNRWDAMVVVPCSMKTVASMSQGLTENLIERAADVSLKERRRLIVVPRETPYNRIHLKNLLTLDEAGAIILPASPGFYQMPKTLDDLGDFIAGRIFNLLGIDQTLYPKWMG, encoded by the coding sequence ATGAAACTTGTGGTGGGTCTTGCCGGAGCCAGTGGTAGTATTTATGCTGCAAGATTCCTTCGTGCTTTGTCTGAAGTAGAGGGCGAAACCTATATCACTGCAAGTCCTGCAGCATTACGTATTTTTTCCGAAGAGTATGAAACGAAAGTGGAGTCCACAGAAGACATCCTATCTTTTGTGGAAACCAAATGGAAAACCAAACCCAAACATAAATTTCATGTGCGTAATTTTTTTGATATAGGCTCAGACATTGCCAGTGGATCCAACCGTTGGGATGCGATGGTTGTAGTTCCCTGCAGTATGAAGACTGTGGCTTCGATGTCCCAAGGTTTAACCGAAAATTTAATTGAAAGAGCCGCTGATGTATCCTTGAAAGAAAGAAGAAGGCTCATTGTAGTTCCGAGAGAGACTCCTTACAACCGCATCCATCTAAAAAATCTTTTGACACTGGACGAGGCGGGGGCTATCATTCTTCCTGCATCCCCCGGTTTCTACCAAATGCCAAAAACTTTGGACGACCTTGGAGATTTTATTGCGGGAAGGATCTTTAATCTACTCGGAATTGATCAAACTCTCTATCCTAAGTGGATGGGGTAA
- a CDS encoding acyl-CoA thioesterase, translated as MVDTIQNKLRDMELVTQHLVQPDDLNYHNNLFGGKMLSWIDEGMAMYVMNKIRYTNIVTMSMDNVVFRSPARAGDIIQIYGKIVKYGKSSVTSRTLAITNNPQTGKMSAVIESDITYVCLGDNGKPTAYFRNFTPST; from the coding sequence ATGGTCGACACGATTCAGAACAAACTCCGCGATATGGAACTGGTCACCCAACACCTGGTCCAACCTGACGATTTGAACTACCATAACAATCTTTTTGGGGGGAAAATGCTCTCCTGGATCGATGAAGGGATGGCAATGTATGTGATGAATAAAATTCGTTATACCAATATTGTCACGATGAGTATGGACAATGTGGTATTTCGCTCGCCTGCCAGGGCTGGAGACATCATCCAAATCTACGGAAAAATCGTAAAATACGGAAAATCTTCTGTCACTTCCCGGACTTTGGCCATTACCAATAACCCGCAAACGGGAAAAATGTCCGCAGTGATCGAAAGTGATATCACCTATGTTTGTTTAGGTGACAATGGAAAACCGACCGCTTACTTTCGGAACTTTACCCCATCCACTTAG
- the pyrB gene encoding aspartate carbamoyltransferase: MHSYSHKNILDTLQFSKDDLNYLIGKTNRMNALHESGKAFGILHGKLLASLFFEASTRTRMSFEAAMERLGGRLISTVGFQFSSISKGETLYDTMKMIEAYCDIAVIRHPVEGSSRIAAGAVNIPVINAGDGAGQHPTQALLDLYTIVSEKGKIDGLNIAFIGDLKYGRTIHSLINLLRHYPVHLYLISPEELRLPEKYKKNLEGFPMTWEETTDIKAFWDADVAYVTRIQEERFPDHREYEKLKDIYKVNKELVLASKKDTTILHPLPRVNELSTDVDDLPNAAYFRQAKYGVVVRMALLCLSLGVDFD, from the coding sequence ATGCACTCTTATTCTCACAAAAACATTTTAGACACCCTCCAATTTTCCAAAGACGACCTCAATTACCTAATTGGAAAAACAAACCGGATGAATGCCCTGCATGAATCAGGTAAAGCCTTTGGAATCCTACATGGGAAACTCCTGGCCTCTTTGTTTTTTGAAGCCAGCACCCGGACGAGAATGAGTTTTGAAGCGGCTATGGAAAGGCTAGGGGGAAGGCTGATCTCTACCGTGGGTTTCCAGTTTTCCTCGATCTCTAAGGGGGAAACCTTGTATGATACGATGAAGATGATCGAAGCCTATTGTGACATTGCAGTCATCCGCCACCCAGTGGAAGGATCCTCACGGATTGCCGCAGGGGCCGTGAACATCCCTGTGATCAACGCAGGAGATGGTGCCGGCCAACACCCCACCCAAGCCCTTCTCGATTTGTACACGATTGTTTCTGAAAAAGGAAAGATCGATGGTCTAAACATCGCTTTTATCGGCGATTTGAAATACGGAAGAACCATCCACTCTCTTATCAATCTACTACGTCATTATCCGGTGCACTTGTATCTGATCAGTCCTGAAGAGTTGCGGCTTCCTGAAAAGTACAAAAAGAACTTAGAAGGTTTTCCTATGACTTGGGAAGAAACCACAGACATCAAAGCCTTCTGGGACGCGGATGTTGCCTATGTTACCCGTATCCAAGAAGAACGTTTCCCTGATCATAGAGAGTATGAAAAACTAAAAGATATTTATAAAGTGAATAAGGAACTTGTCCTTGCTTCTAAAAAAGATACAACCATCCTCCATCCACTTCCTCGTGTGAATGAACTTTCTACCGATGTAGATGACCTCCCCAATGCAGCTTACTTCCGTCAGGCGAAGTATGGCGTGGTGGTTCGGATGGCCTTACTTTGCCTAAGTCTTGGAGTGGATTTTGACTAA
- a CDS encoding DUF2203 domain-containing protein: MTKKIWTLNEAKEVLPLVRDITREYYLRASVLADDVRNKLLPENVLEAKEEEIGEIVKHWTNEILAMHIDVKGLWLVDFDHGTGFYCWTWGEEDVLYEHGYHEGFRSRKLIEENKEEDDSDK, encoded by the coding sequence TTGACTAAAAAGATTTGGACATTAAATGAGGCAAAAGAGGTCCTACCGCTCGTGCGAGACATCACAAGAGAATACTATTTAAGGGCCAGCGTTCTTGCTGACGATGTGCGGAACAAATTACTGCCGGAAAATGTTTTAGAAGCCAAAGAAGAAGAAATCGGTGAAATTGTAAAACATTGGACGAATGAAATTTTGGCCATGCATATCGATGTCAAAGGATTGTGGCTCGTTGATTTTGACCACGGGACTGGGTTCTATTGTTGGACTTGGGGCGAAGAAGACGTGTTATACGAACACGGTTATCATGAAGGATTTAGATCGAGAAAACTCATAGAGGAAAATAAAGAAGAAGATGACTCAGATAAATGA
- a CDS encoding LL-diaminopimelate aminotransferase, with amino-acid sequence MTQINENYLKLKAGYLFPEIGRRVKAYSDANQNAKIIRLGIGDVTLPLAPTIVNAMVDAAKEMGSANGFHGYGPEQGYSFLIQKIIAHDYTGRGVQIAEDEVFVSDGSKCDCGNIQEIFSLDSKIAVVDPVYPVYVDTNVMAGRTGEVGADGRYANIIYMPATEENNFEPDFPKEKPDIIYLCYPNNPTGMVATKARLTEWVNFAKKMGSIILYDSAYESFIQDPEIPKSIYEIPGAKEVAMEFRSFSKTAGFTGTRCAYLVIPKDLKGKTKSGEEVSFNSLWNRRHTTKFNGVSYVTQKGAEAVFSTQGQVEIKGQISYYMENAKLIREGLVKAGYTVFGGMNAPYIWLKTPRGLKSWEFFDELLGTAQVVGTPGSGFGPAGEGYFRLSAFGKREDVISAIERIQKM; translated from the coding sequence ATGACTCAGATAAATGAAAACTATTTAAAATTAAAAGCAGGATATTTGTTTCCAGAAATTGGAAGAAGGGTCAAAGCCTATTCCGATGCCAACCAAAATGCTAAAATCATCCGTCTTGGAATTGGGGATGTTACTCTTCCTTTGGCACCAACGATTGTGAATGCTATGGTGGATGCGGCCAAAGAAATGGGAAGTGCTAATGGATTCCATGGTTATGGACCAGAACAAGGGTATTCTTTTCTCATCCAAAAGATCATTGCTCACGACTACACCGGACGTGGGGTCCAAATCGCAGAAGATGAAGTTTTTGTTTCAGACGGTTCTAAATGTGACTGCGGAAACATCCAAGAGATATTTTCTTTAGATAGTAAAATTGCCGTCGTCGATCCCGTCTATCCCGTGTATGTCGATACCAATGTGATGGCAGGTCGTACGGGAGAAGTGGGTGCGGACGGACGATATGCGAATATCATTTATATGCCGGCAACAGAAGAAAACAATTTTGAACCAGATTTTCCAAAAGAAAAACCAGACATCATTTACCTCTGTTATCCGAATAACCCAACCGGGATGGTCGCAACTAAGGCACGTCTTACGGAATGGGTGAACTTTGCCAAAAAAATGGGAAGTATCATTCTTTACGATTCGGCTTATGAATCTTTTATCCAAGATCCAGAAATTCCCAAATCCATTTACGAAATTCCAGGAGCCAAAGAAGTGGCAATGGAATTTAGATCTTTTTCCAAAACGGCTGGATTTACCGGAACTCGCTGCGCCTACCTTGTGATTCCCAAAGACTTAAAAGGAAAAACAAAATCGGGAGAAGAAGTGAGTTTTAATTCTCTTTGGAACCGCCGCCACACCACCAAGTTCAATGGAGTGTCTTACGTAACACAAAAAGGAGCCGAGGCAGTTTTTTCCACACAAGGCCAAGTGGAAATTAAAGGACAAATTTCCTACTATATGGAAAATGCGAAACTCATCAGAGAAGGATTGGTAAAGGCAGGTTATACTGTATTTGGGGGAATGAACGCTCCTTACATTTGGCTAAAAACTCCAAGAGGGCTCAAATCTTGGGAATTTTTTGACGAACTTTTGGGAACAGCACAAGTGGTGGGAACCCCTGGTTCGGGATTTGGCCCGGCAGGAGAGGGATATTTTCGACTTTCTGCCTTTGGAAAGCGCGAAGATGTCATTTCTGCCATAGAACGAATCCAAAAAATGTAA
- a CDS encoding AraC family transcriptional regulator, producing MGKWKFILFFAMVVGHISHISAVSPEQTNLGILIFENKENLNFINVALSNLAPSQEEVQAPAQPGAETPAADPSKKNLDFDYFKLLKAANQSDFSGNMWYLQSNYVYGFRQLRQAQGELKAIFEIVLQKYIEDARALLEAAAPTIIRSNDNNAKALLRLGFRDLRSSEDLYTTGLNSSPHQYRYKLTLYKEGILTLRRAKRFAILAMIYSKTPDEDKPEYQYRSNEDLKDARNEEKQRNYEKVRDTIINFVENKRMERTVVPPGNPDAKPLDLLEQHDDNYGLITSKKLDLLMEANAQIKETEGARRESVPPTPKFDENGKAIYPEEKKK from the coding sequence ATGGGAAAATGGAAATTCATCCTCTTTTTTGCAATGGTTGTGGGTCACATCTCACATATCAGCGCAGTATCTCCAGAACAAACAAATCTGGGGATTTTAATCTTTGAAAACAAAGAAAACTTAAATTTTATCAATGTGGCTCTCAGCAATTTGGCGCCTTCCCAAGAAGAGGTGCAGGCACCGGCACAACCTGGAGCTGAGACACCCGCTGCGGATCCTTCCAAAAAGAATTTGGACTTTGATTATTTCAAACTTCTCAAAGCAGCCAACCAATCTGACTTCAGCGGAAACATGTGGTACTTACAAAGTAACTATGTGTATGGATTTCGCCAACTCCGCCAAGCCCAAGGAGAACTAAAAGCTATCTTTGAAATCGTTCTTCAAAAGTACATTGAAGATGCAAGAGCGCTACTTGAAGCCGCAGCTCCCACAATCATTCGATCCAACGACAATAACGCCAAAGCGTTGTTACGTTTAGGTTTCCGGGACCTTCGTTCTTCTGAAGATCTTTATACAACAGGTCTTAACTCAAGCCCACACCAATACCGATACAAACTCACTCTATATAAAGAAGGGATTCTTACTTTACGCCGTGCCAAACGTTTTGCTATCCTTGCGATGATTTACAGCAAAACACCGGATGAAGACAAACCAGAATACCAATACCGTTCCAATGAAGATTTAAAAGATGCTCGTAACGAAGAAAAACAACGTAACTACGAGAAGGTGAGAGATACGATCATTAACTTTGTGGAAAACAAACGTATGGAAAGAACGGTTGTTCCACCCGGAAATCCTGATGCAAAACCTTTGGATCTTTTAGAACAACATGACGACAATTACGGCCTCATCACTTCCAAAAAATTGGATCTACTAATGGAAGCCAATGCTCAAATCAAAGAGACGGAAGGAGCAAGACGTGAGTCTGTTCCCCCAACTCCTAAGTTTGATGAAAACGGAAAAGCGATCTATCCAGAAGAAAAGAAAAAATAA